The genomic DNA AGTCTCATGCCAACAATGTTCGAGATCCAAGTAGAATTAAAACGTTGTCATTAATCTTTTGGGACATGGAGTAAGTGTGCAGGtgtatcttatctatctatctatctatctatctatNNNNNNNNNNatctatctatctatctatctatctatcattataCTACTTAATCAAAGCTGGCTGAAGAGATTATTTTCTTAATATATAACTAACTGATAACTTGTAACTAACTGATGTCTCTGTGTCATATTTTGTCAATGAAACCTCATGTTTAGAAATTAGCAATAGCTATAAATGATGTGATGCTGAATTGAAGAATTGTTGCACAAATTTCTATGTCTAAGCATCTGTCCCTCTTCtaataaacatgaaataaaaagaaatattgacAGATGGCTGCAAAATTGCCTGCATCCAACATGTAGGCTACTTATGATTGATAAAGCCATACTATTTCCACACATTTAAAGTAgtcagaaaataataataataatccaggGTGGGAGCAAAGCTGTTTGGATGGACTCTCcaactataaaaaaataaataaaataaacacagggACTGTGCCTAAATCAACACAGTCTACATCCTACTGTTTTTGACTTAATACATGGCTGTCCACCTGAGTTTAACTCAAACATCATACTAGCGGTGTCAAATTGGACTAAGATGACAGTAGACTTCGATGTAGATGTTCTCTGTCTAAGACTGATTTACAGATCTACTAATGCAATACAGCTCCAAATACACTGACTTCATGCCAATATATCAACAACCTCAACACCTACAAAATCATGATAGTAATGCTTAAGCTTGGTTCATATGAACATCAGTGAAACCATGCTACAATCTGTCTCCTCTTCTATTTTGGTTTTTGATTAGATTTAGGAGGTCACAGTGGACCCTGGCCGTGAAGGCCCATAGACGATGGATCACGGTGCTTTAGGAGCTCATCCCAGCAACATCAcacaacatattttacataatttcctaaaacatATTTCATACTTTCATTACACTTAATTCTTTTTTCCGAATTAATAAAGCGTGGCACTTAGCTAAACTTCTTCAGCTAACCTATGGAGATATCTGGTGATCTCACTCATTGTGGtataaacattaaattaaaactgCTGAGGTGTTTGTCTCATTTTCCCTTACATCCTAGTTCAACACAGTTTCACCCttcattgacatacagtaatTGGCCTAACTCAAAATTAGCTAAAACATGATatctaaatgtaatttattgtaattgtaattgtaagAATAAAGTCAATATCTTCATACAAAGACAACTACCTCCCCGAGCTGTAGATCAGAGCACAGGGCACATCATGTCATCATAAGCTTTTTGAAGTCAGTCCATTGAGACCGAACTATAGTTATTGACTCTGTATAGCCTTTTCTTTTTAGCTATTACGTCAAATGAGTGTGACATCGATGTAGGATATGCAGCAGTGAATCAGAAAATGTAGTTATATCCTGCATGGTAAAGCCCCCGGTGGCTGAGGCATTAGTGTTCCAGGGCTTTTTCCATTATTCATTGTATGTTGAGCAGCTCTAGGATTTGTGCCTGGCTGACATCATCACTGCCTTGTCTTTTGGCTATTTAATGGATATGTGTCACAAATTAAACCTTCTAAAGTTACAAGTCTTGAAACTGTATAAAGTCTATGTTAGGGTggattttctgttattttttcttttctgcagcCCTTCTTGTGGCCAACAAAAACTTTTGTTTGTCAACTACTTCCAGCCTCTCCATCTACAAAGTGTCTTCCCTGGTGTCCCTATCCCCCATAAGCCCTGCCATTGTTTTGGCTCTACTTCTAGCACTAGAAAGGCACATGTCTGTGGCCAGgtttgctcagttggtagagcaggcttACATTTACATAGACGTAAGGGTCGAGTcagacctgtgacaatttcctgcatgtcttccccctttcttacctagctgtcctgtccagtaaaggcagaaaagctccaaaaaataatctttaagaaaaaaaagaaaggcacATGTCTGGCACATGGTAGTCATCTTCTCTCTTGTCTAACTGCTTAAAGCTGCCCAAATTGACCCTGTTTGCCCTAAAGTTagttttcatgtcttttttctgCTGCTTGAGTGCCACTAAGAAAACCACTAGGAGTCAAACACCTGCAGCAGCATGTGCAACTGTAAGCCTCCACCTATATTGGGTACCTAAATTGATAAAACTATACTTCACTCTGATATAATGGCTAGGAGTGATGATAAAGAGACATCTCTTAATAAGCCAACTGACAAGCAAGCTGTGAAGGGAGATCCCAAGTCAACATTATAAGTTCTGAATACACATAACTAAACTTTGACAGGGCACCTTCAAGTTTAATTTGAGGTTGTATTTTACTTGATATTTGTATTCAATGTCACTATATTTTTCAACTCCAGTAAATTTAGAGACacttattctactttttactttaaaagtgTTGACACTTATAGTTATTAGCCTACTTTACAAATCACAATTTCACATGCTAAACATATGATGCATTGTAGCATATTGTTAAAACCTATAACActcaatataaaatatatacaaagtTTCCCCTTGACGTAGCCTAAACTAATTTATACTTAGGCTACACGGATCTAATTGTAGACCTATGGTGTAAACGTATTTACATTGGGGTTTCTGAGTCAAGTAGCCTACTTTTAACTTGATATGTGCAAAAGATAGGCCTGCTTTTAATCTAAATGCAGGGCTATTGCTTGGAGTATTTCAACAATGTGGTATTCTACTTTATTTAAGGGATCTAGTAGCCTATATTTTCTCCCACACAAAAGTGGAAAGATTCAAGGAACCTGCTATCATCAACTTGTTAACATAATTCAGTAGCCTACACAGTTATCAGGTAGGTAGGCAGGTCTAGTAGGCTATGTATTCATATAACTAGGGTGGCTATCAGTTCCCTTCCACCACACTGTGTATCATAGAGCAAGACTCGTGGTGGAGCTCTTGAGCTGCTCTGGAACCTCACTCGTTCTAGAATTGTCTCCGACGGATTCATGCTTCGGTCTGTGAAACGGTACGTCACGAGAAAGGAAAACACGCGATGTTTGGATTGGACGCAAACTGCTGCTGCATGATCTGTCGGGAACGTTAGAGAGTTAACCGTTTCGGTTTCAGTCATTATTTCAGGAGCTAACGCAAACATTATCTATATCCTGGTCCAACGAGGAAGTTTAATTGCTAATCAGTGGAGATGTAAGTCTTGGGTTTACTATGTAGTCATTAACGGTCGTAGCTAACTAGCTACAAGTCTTGGTAAAGAGGATCACCCCGCTTACATTAGCTAACAGAGCTAACGTTAAGCACACGAGTTAGCCTCAGCAGTGCAGACATACATGGCTGTCAAGCCTAAAATATACAGCTTATCGTTAAATCCACCAACAGCTAACGTCCACTGTCCCTCAGCCAAGTGTAATTTGGCACCACCATGTCCAAGATGACAAACTAGCTAGTTTTCTTTACGCGCCGTTATTGTTAGCTAGCAGGCTAATGTCAAGCAACACAAGGGTAACGTTGATGTTAGCTAGCACTGAAAAAACATGGTGTCATGATTAACGTTAGCTCGGAAAATTTCACTTTAGCAAAAACCAACTTACACCATACCATTAGCGTTACACGCGCATGTCAGCGATACACAATATGCCCCTATTCAGCCATGGTGTTCTCACTGTGGCTCAAGTCCAAATAGCAATTAATCTTAACGTTACTATGAATGTAGCGTTAACTTTACCTAACTTCCTCTCATTGTGACAATTATTGCTATGACACGTGTTACTAGCTAGTTgtctaaatgtaatgtaagcAGTGCACCTTTTAGATTAAATGgtttaataattgtatttaaataaaaccgTTAAGGTAGGTAAAGATGTAAAGGATCGCACGCTCCCTAAtcttgaatgaatgaatgacgcTTTGGTCAACATGTATTACACCCTATACACGTGGGCcaccagtcccccccccccccccccccccccttatcaTGTCAGATTATAATGTAGCAGGGTTAGAGTGTATTAATGTCACTTTAAATTCtatatttctacttttttcatttatttttttaggcagCCTGCAACAGCCAAGTGGTATGACAGACGAGACTCTGTTTTTGTAGAGTTCTGCGTTGAGGACAGTAAAGAtgtaaaagtacattttgacAAGTCCAAATTTGATTTCAGGTAAGTTTCAATTAATATTACAATTGTTATATTCCTGAGAATTTCTTATCCTTCCCAGAATCATCTTAAAGTCAAGATGAGCCTTAAGATGCAGGATGATGACAGCACAAATTGTTAGCAGTTATATAGGGAATATCATGACCTCTTTTCGCCTTTCAGCTGCATCACTGGAACAGATAATATCAAACAACAGAATACTGTGGACCTTTTCGGGGAGATTGACCCCAAAGTACGTTTGTCACCTGTAGACCTAGTTGCAGttcttccacatgtttttatTCCTTCAAAGCCTTCAACCATCTCTCTGTTCCACACAGGGCTCTAAACACAGGCGCACTGACaggtctgtgttgtgttgtttacgAAAAGCAGAGACCGGGAAATCATGGCCACGACTTACCAAAGACAAGTCAAAGGTAACTTTCATTctgtaaacaacaaaaacttctCAATCCATCTGTTAATTCATCCTAAATAAACCTTGGTAAACTACAagcttatttatttaacctATGTATTATTAAAACTTGCATGTGGCTGCCTGGTAATTAAAAGCATGCCAATTCTTAGTTCTAAAAATAGGGAAAATATACCACCTAGCTAAACGGCTAAGTAAATGTCTACATAAAGAAACAGCTGTTAAAATCTGTTAAATATTGCTAAATCTGTCTTCTCTTAGTGCAACTGGCTGAGTGTGGACTTCAATAATTGGAAAGACTGGGAGGATGACTCAGAAGAGGACTTGTCAAGTTTTGATAAATTCTCAGAGGTAAGCATATTGAACAAGTACAGTGCCTAAATGAGTGCATGCCAGATTTACTGTAGTGCTGCTGACATATTGATTTGTGTCTCCTGTGCATTTCTTCAGATGATGAACACAATGGGAGGGGATGATTTACCTGATTTAGATGGTGCAGAAGAAGAGGTATGGTTCTTTTAGTACATATAGTGCTTTTTTTCTATGCTTCATATCCTTTAATACAAAATATGGTTTTGTTTGGAGAAATTTAATTAAGTGAAATATACCAGGTaatgcagtttttgtttttttgcagcgtGATTCTGCAGACAATGACGATGAAAGTAAGTACCAGTGTTATAGTAAAAGAGATGTCTGTTAATTTGTAATCAATAATTACTAGATCCCATGGGTTGAGAAGACCAAGCCATAATGCTAGGAAGTGCCAAACACATATGATTATGACTTTTCAGAATCTGTTAAGTAAGATATAAAATGTTTGGAAGGATATTATCATCCCCCTGTAGTGGGTATAGTGATTGTATGTTTGCACTCTAACTTCTCTTAACTGTTAATGTATAATTTATGCTAAAGGTTTTTTTATAGCCAGAAGtttattgttaatgttatttttatactgtctttttctaCACTGTATTTTCTATACCTCTTTATTTTCTGTTCAAGTGTTTTGTAAGCTGAaatctgctgctggaaattcaatttcctagtgggagtcatcccaaaaggatcaataaagagaagtctatgTCTCTTGTATATATCTGTTCTTGAcgcaaaattaatttaattcaatcaAAAAGGAGTTAAGTAAAAGATGGTTAACTCTTGCCATAAAATAACAAATGggtatgtttatgtatttgtttgaatATGGGTGCACTACATCCaaacatcactcacacatataacatttttgtCTTCCAGAAATGCCTGACCTTGAGTAGATGAACATGGATGCCACCTCAGTAGTAAACAAAGCAA from Etheostoma spectabile isolate EspeVRDwgs_2016 chromosome 7, UIUC_Espe_1.0, whole genome shotgun sequence includes the following:
- the ptges3a gene encoding prostaglandin E synthase 3, whose amino-acid sequence is MQPATAKWYDRRDSVFVEFCVEDSKDVKVHFDKSKFDFSCITGTDNIKQQNTVDLFGEIDPKGSKHRRTDRSVLCCLRKAETGKSWPRLTKDKSKCNWLSVDFNNWKDWEDDSEEDLSSFDKFSEMMNTMGGDDLPDLDGAEEERDSADNDDEKMPDLE